The DNA sequence CTGACGTACCACCTGCTGCGCCAGCCTGGCGAGCAGAGCCGCCGCCTCGCCGCCGCGCTGATCGCCATCGTCGAGAAGGTGAAGCCCTGCGCGGAATGCGGGAACCTCACGGAGGCCAGCCCCTGCGCGCTCTGTGCGGACCCGCGGCGGGATCGCAGCATCATCTGCGTGGTCGAGGAGGCCTCGGACATCCCGGCCATCGAGCGTACGGGCGAGTACCGCGGGCTCTATCACGTGCTCGGCGGGCGTCTCGCGCCGCTGGACGGCGTCGGGCCCGAGGATCTCGCGGTGGCGCAGTTGGTGCGCCGCGTGACGGCCGGCGGCGTTCGCGAGGTCATCCTCGCGACGAACCCCAAGCTCGAGGGCGAGGCCACCGCGCTCTATGTGCAGGAGCAGCTGCGGGACGCCGGTGTCACCGTGAGCCGCTTGGCCCGCGGGCTGCCGATCGGCGGGGACCTCGAGTACGCCGATGGCGTGACCATCGTGCAGGCCCTCGCGGCGCGGCGGGCCATGTGAGGGCGCGGCACGCCTTCGCGCTCGGCCTCGCGCTCGGCGCCGTCGGGGGCTACGTCTGGTGGACGCGCGAACAGGCGCGCCATCGCCAGGCCCTCTATCACCGCACGCCCCTGCGGCGGCTCGCCGCGCTCGGCTGGCTCAGCGGCCAGGCCGGATCCGCAGATGCAGTGCTGCTGTTGCGTGAGTACCTTGAGTGGGAGCAAAATCCGGTATTGCAGCGCCGCGCCCGGCGCCTCCTCGCACGCTTCGAACACGCCCTCGCATAGGACGGGACGATGGCCGTAGGCTCCGCTAGCTGGTCCTTCACGGAAGAAGACTTCGGCGCCATCACGCGCGCGCTGCAGAAGTTCCTGGGCGAGACCAACGCCCGCTGCGCGCTGCTCGTGGACCGCTCGGGCCAGCTCGTGGCCACGGTGGGCGAACAGCCGACCTTCGACCCGACGGCCTTCGCGACGCTCACGGCCGCCGACTTCTCCGCCAACGACCAGCTCGCCCAGCTGATCGGCGAGACGGACTTCAATTCGCTGTTCCACCAGGGCGAGAAGGAATCGATGTACCTCGCCGACGTGGCCCGCCGCGTCATCCTCGTGGCGCTCTTCGACAACCGCACGACGCTTGGCCTCGTGCGCCTCAAGATCAAGGACACGGTGAGCGAACTGACCAAGCTGTTCCACGAAGTCTTCCAGCGCGGCAAGTCGGCCACGCAGCAGCCCGGGCTCCTCGCCGGCGCCGACGACGAAATCGACCAGCTGTTCGGATAAGGAGAACAGCCATGTCGATGATCAACTACGCCTCGCGCGAGATCAACTGCAAGATCGTCTACTACGGTCCGGGTCTCGGCGGCAAGACGACGAACCTCGAGCATGTCTACGGCAAGGTGAAGCCGGACACGCGCGGCAAGCTCATCTCGCTGGCCACGGAGACCGAGCGCACGCTGTTCTTCGACTTCCTGCCCGTCGACCTCGGGACGATCCGCGGCTTCAAGACCCGCTTCCACCTCTACACGGTGCCGGGCCAGGTCTACTACAACGCCTCGCGCAAGCTCATCCTCAAGGGCGTCGACGGCATCGTGTTCGTCGCCGACTCGCAGGTCGAGCGCATGGAAGCGAATCTCGAGGCCATGCAGAACCTCTACGACAACATGGCCGAGTACGGCTATGACCTCACGAAGATGCCGTTCGTGATCCAGTACAACAAGCGCGACCTGCCCAACGCGGCGCCGCTCGAGGAGCTGCAGGCGACGCTGAACCCGGGCTGGGAAGTGCAGGAGCCGGAGCGGCAGAAGGTGACGCCCAACCAGTTCCGGCCCGGCGAGAACATCATCGAGCAGAACGCCGAGGGCGTCTGGGTGGAACGCGCGCACTTCTTCGAGGCCGTCGCGGTCACGGGTGATGGCGTGTTCGACACGCTCAAGGCGGTGTCCAAGCTCGTCCTGAAGACGCTCGCGTAAGCGAGGGCCGCGGTGAACCTCCCGAACCTCATCTCTGCGGGGCGCATCGTCGCCGCGCCGTTCATCGCGGCGCTGCCGTTCGTCGACTCCGTCGGCGTGCGCTTCTTCGCCTTCGCGCTGTACCTGATCACCGCGATCAGCGACCACATCGACGGCAAGATCGCCCGGGCCCGCGGGCTCATCACCGATCTCGGCAAGATCCTCGATCCGCTCGCCGACAAGCTGCTGCTCCTCGGCTGCTTCGTCCCGATGTTCCTGCTGCAGGCGCCGGCCAACGACCCCCTGCGCCTGCTCTTGCCCGACACCGCCGAGGGTTCGGAACACTTCTTCGTGACCTTCGGACTCGGCCCCGTGTACTTCCCTTGGTGGGTCCTGGTCCCGATCGTCGGCCGCGAAGCGTTCATGACGTGGTTCCGCGGATTCGCGCAGGCCCGCGGTATCGTCATCGCGGCGCAGTCGCTGGGCAAGTGGAAGGCGGGGTTCCAGTACACGTGGATGGGTGCGGCGTTCGCGTGGTTCGCCCTGCGCCTGCTCTATGAGCGCAAGGGGTGGTGGGGCCTGCCGGCGGCCGACATCGGCGCGCGCGTGCTGGGTACGATCGGCGCGGTCACCATGATCGTCGCGCTGCTGCTCACGCTGATCTCGCTCGCCGACTATCTCGTCCGCCACCGCCGCGTCTTCACGACGCGCGCCTGAGCGCTCGATGGACGTCGAACTCGTCAGCATCGGCACCGAGCTGCTCCTCGGCTACACCATCGACACCAACAGCGCGTTCTTCGCGCGTGAGGCCGCCGCGCAAGGCATTCGCGTCGTGCACCGCGCCACGGTCGGCGATGGACCGGAGGAGATTGCCGCAGCCGTCCGCGATGCGCTCGCGCGCACTGGCGCCGTGATCACCAGCGGGGGGCTCGGGCCCACGGCCGACGACCTCACGAAGCCGAGCATCGCCGAGCTCTTCGGGCGTGGCATGACGCTCGACGAATCGATCCTCGAGGACCTCAAGCAACGCTGGGCGAAGCGCGGCTGGCCGGGGGAGTTGCCGGCCGCCAACCGCAATCAGGCGCTGATTCCCGCCGGCGCCGAGATCATCCGCAACGATCACGGCTCGGCCCCGGGCATCTGGCTCGAGGATGAGCAGGGGCGTTGGTGCGCGATGTTGCCCGGCGTGCCGCGCGAGTTCCGCGGCATGGCCCGTGAGCAGCTGATTCCGCGCCTCGTGGCGCGGCGCGGCGGTGCCGTCGGGCTCGTGGTGCGCTCGCGAACCCTGCGCACCACCGGCATCGCCGAGAGCAAGCTCGCCGACGAGATGGGCGAGCTCGCCAAGGATCCGCTGGGCACGCGGCTCGCGTACCTGCCCGGCTGGGAAGGCGTGGACCTGCGCGTGAGCGTCTGGAACGAGCCCGCCGACCGAGCGGCGCAGTTGTTGGACGACGCCGAACGCGCGATCCGTGCAAAGGTCGGCACCTGGATCTACGGCGTGGATGACGACGACCTCGCGGCGCTGGTCCTGCAGCTGCTGCGCGAGCGCTCGCACCGGATTGCCGTCGCCGAGAGCTGCACGGGCGGTATGCTCGGCATGCGGTTGACGGCGGTGCCGGGGTCCAGCGACGTTGTGGACGGCGGCACGATTGCGTATGCGAACCACGTGAAGGTCCGCGAGCTCGGAGTCCGGGAGGCGACCTTGCAGGCACACGGTGCGGTGAGCGAAGAGACGGCGCGCGAGATGGCCAGCGGCGTTCGCACGCGCTTCGGCGTGGAGGTCGGGGTGGGCATCACCGGGGTCGCCGGGCCGGGCGGAGGCACGCCGGACAAGCCGGTGGGCACGGTGTGCATCGCGGCGGATGTCGGCGGGCAGCTGCGTTCTGCGCGCACCACGATGGTCGGGGACCGCCATGAGGTGCGGCAGCGCTCCACGCAGGCGGCGCTCAATCTCGTGCGGCGCATGTTGCTGGTGCTGGCGCTGTGCGTCGCACCGGCCGCCTGCGCCTCGTCCGGTCGCGCATCGGCCGGGAGTGCCGCAAGCCCCGCTGTGGAGGCGAACCGTGTCTACACCGTCGCGGAGGTCACGCGGCAGGCGGAGGCGCGCTTTGGGCAGAATGCCTTGCGGTACCCGCCGGAGCTACGCATCCAAGGGCTGATCGGGCGCGTCGAGGCCGAGTTCATCGTCAACGCGCGTGGGCGCATTGAGCCGGAGTCCTTCGTGGTACTCTCGAGCACGCATGCCGATTTCACGCAGGAAGTGAAAGACGCGATTCCCACGCTGGAGTTCTTGCCGGCGCGCGTCGGTCGCACACCGGTGCGGGTGAGGATGCGGCTGGGCTTCGATTTCAAGCTCAGTGAGTTCGAGGGGGCGCGGCGCCCGGAGTGACGGCGCCCGTACGCTCGGGGGCCCGCCGAAACGTCCGTCCGCGCCTGCCGTAGGGAGGCCATGCGCCGCCGGTATCTGCCGATGCGGCAAGCATTTGCTGGCACGGCGGTTGCCCCCATGTCGGGCAAACGGCGAACTTTCCTCCCATGACTGACCACAGCACTTCCGATTTCGAGCAGTCGGCGCCCGCGCCTGATGCAGCGGCGCCAGGTGAAGCGACGGCAGAGGCCACTGCAGCTTCCGACGCCCCGACGAGCGATCCGCTCGCCGAAGCCGAGCGCGTCCTGGCGGAGCAGAAGGACAAGTATCTGCGGCTCTACGCGGAGTACGACAACTTCCGCAAGCGCGCCGTCCGCGACCGTCAGGACGCCGAGAAGATGGGCATGGGCGCGGTCATGAAGGGCCTGCTCGAGACGCTCGACGACCTTGGCCGCGTGGCGCACATGACGCCGGAGGGCGCGGATGCCAAGAGCGTGCTCGAGGGCATCGCGATGGTCGAGAAGAAGCTGCTCAAGTCGCTGGCCGGGCACGGGCTCGAGGTCGTGGATCCCCTGAATGCGCCGTTCGATCCCGCGCTGCACGAGGCCATCACGACCGCTCCCGCGGCGAGTGCCGACGAAGACCACACGGTCGCCGTCGTCTACCAGGTGGGCTACGTCCTCAACGGCACCCTGCTGCGTCCGGCGCGCGTCGTCGTGCGGCAGTGGAACGGGTGATGGCGCAGAAAGACTTCTACGCCGTCATCGGCGTCTCCAGCAGCGCCACCGCCGACGAGATCAAGAAGCAGTATCGCCGGCTCGCCAAGCAGTATCACCCGGACACCAACAAGGGTGATGCGAAGGCGGCCGAACGCTTCAAGGAGATCTCGGAGGCGTACAACGTCTTGGGGGACGCCGAGAAACGGAAGCAGTACGACGAGATGCGCCGGCTGGGGGCCTTCGATCCGTTCGCATCGCGCGGCCCGCGGCCTGGTGGCGCGCGCGCAGGCGGCGCTGCCGGCGGCGCGGCTGGCGGCGCCTACAGCCAGAGCGGTCCGCGGATGGAGGAGTTCGACATCGGCGGGCTCGGCGGATTGGGCGATCTGTTCGGCTCGATCTTCGGGGGCGGTCGCCAACAGCGGCCCAGCGGGCCGGAGCAGGGACAGAGCGTCGAGACCACGCTCGAGGTGCCGTTCAAGGTGGCGGCGCTGGGTGGCAAGGTGCCCATCACGCTCGATCTCAACGAGGAGTGCGGCACCTGCAACGGCAGCGGCGCGGCGAAGGGCGCGTCGCTGAGCGTCTGCACCGAGTGCGGCGGGCGCGGCCAGATCTCGTTCGGTCAGGGCGGCTTTGCCGTGAACCGGCCGTGCCCCGCCTGCCTCGGCAAGGGTCGCATCCCCAGCGAGAAGTGCGCGGCCTGCCAGGGCGCGGGCGCGAACCGCACCACGAAGAAGGTGCTCATCAATGTCCCGGGCGGCACCGAGAGCGGCTCGAAGATCCGGCTGAAGGGGCAGGGCGGCCGCGGCGTGCGCGGCGGCCCCAACGGCGACATCCTCATCACCTTCCAGGTGAAGCCGGATCCCGACTACGAGCGCGATGGGCTCGACGTGATCCTGCGCCAGCGCATCAACCTCGCGCAGGCGACGCTGGGCTCGAAGGTCAGCGTGCTCACGCTCGACGACAAGACGATCACCATCACGCTGCCAGCCGGCACGCCGAGCGGGAAGCGCTTCCGCGTGCGCGGGCAGGGCATCGAGAAGGACGGGCAGCGCGGTGACTTGCTCGTCGAGATCCAGCTCGCCGTGCCGGAGTCGCTTACGGCGGAACAGCGCAAGTTGATGGAGCAATTCGCGAAGGCCGCGGGCCTCGAGTACTGAGCGGTCGGCCGGGCGCTCGTCAGTACTCCCACCGGAAGCGCCAGCCTCGTGTCGGTGGCGGCGGTTCGCACACGGGCTCGCCATCGCCCCTGCCGCCCGCGAAGGCGGCGCCGTCGAGGCTGACGGAGATGCGGCAGCTGGCGGTGACGGACGCGTGCGTCGCAACCGCACTCCAGGCGCTGTCGCCATGCAGCGCGATGCTGACGCTCACTCCTGACGACGTCGCGTACTCCGTGCGGTCGAAGGCCGCAGCGAAGCGCTGGCTGTCCGCGAAGAACGTCTCCTGTGCCGCGACGAGATTGCGCAGGTCCGCCCGCATGGTGGCGTAGTAGACCTTACTTCTCGGCGCGGGCGGATAGGGGTCGATGATGAGCGCGAGGATGGTCAGCAAGCCGACGAGCGCCGCAAAGGCTTTGGCTACACGCACGGGTCGCTCCACAGGGGCGGGGTACTGTCGGTCCTCACGACGAGCGACACCAAGCTGTCGGGCGGCATCTCGCAGAAGCGTGCAAAGG is a window from the Pseudogemmatithrix spongiicola genome containing:
- the recR gene encoding recombination mediator RecR produces the protein MSAIDDLVSELSRLPTIGRKSALRLTYHLLRQPGEQSRRLAAALIAIVEKVKPCAECGNLTEASPCALCADPRRDRSIICVVEEASDIPAIERTGEYRGLYHVLGGRLAPLDGVGPEDLAVAQLVRRVTAGGVREVILATNPKLEGEATALYVQEQLRDAGVTVSRLARGLPIGGDLEYADGVTIVQALAARRAM
- a CDS encoding competence/damage-inducible protein A, which codes for MDVELVSIGTELLLGYTIDTNSAFFAREAAAQGIRVVHRATVGDGPEEIAAAVRDALARTGAVITSGGLGPTADDLTKPSIAELFGRGMTLDESILEDLKQRWAKRGWPGELPAANRNQALIPAGAEIIRNDHGSAPGIWLEDEQGRWCAMLPGVPREFRGMAREQLIPRLVARRGGAVGLVVRSRTLRTTGIAESKLADEMGELAKDPLGTRLAYLPGWEGVDLRVSVWNEPADRAAQLLDDAERAIRAKVGTWIYGVDDDDLAALVLQLLRERSHRIAVAESCTGGMLGMRLTAVPGSSDVVDGGTIAYANHVKVRELGVREATLQAHGAVSEETAREMASGVRTRFGVEVGVGITGVAGPGGGTPDKPVGTVCIAADVGGQLRSARTTMVGDRHEVRQRSTQAALNLVRRMLLVLALCVAPAACASSGRASAGSAASPAVEANRVYTVAEVTRQAEARFGQNALRYPPELRIQGLIGRVEAEFIVNARGRIEPESFVVLSSTHADFTQEVKDAIPTLEFLPARVGRTPVRVRMRLGFDFKLSEFEGARRPE
- a CDS encoding roadblock/LC7 domain-containing protein, with the translated sequence MAVGSASWSFTEEDFGAITRALQKFLGETNARCALLVDRSGQLVATVGEQPTFDPTAFATLTAADFSANDQLAQLIGETDFNSLFHQGEKESMYLADVARRVILVALFDNRTTLGLVRLKIKDTVSELTKLFHEVFQRGKSATQQPGLLAGADDEIDQLFG
- a CDS encoding nucleotide exchange factor GrpE; translated protein: MTDHSTSDFEQSAPAPDAAAPGEATAEATAASDAPTSDPLAEAERVLAEQKDKYLRLYAEYDNFRKRAVRDRQDAEKMGMGAVMKGLLETLDDLGRVAHMTPEGADAKSVLEGIAMVEKKLLKSLAGHGLEVVDPLNAPFDPALHEAITTAPAASADEDHTVAVVYQVGYVLNGTLLRPARVVVRQWNG
- a CDS encoding CDP-alcohol phosphatidyltransferase family protein — protein: MNLPNLISAGRIVAAPFIAALPFVDSVGVRFFAFALYLITAISDHIDGKIARARGLITDLGKILDPLADKLLLLGCFVPMFLLQAPANDPLRLLLPDTAEGSEHFFVTFGLGPVYFPWWVLVPIVGREAFMTWFRGFAQARGIVIAAQSLGKWKAGFQYTWMGAAFAWFALRLLYERKGWWGLPAADIGARVLGTIGAVTMIVALLLTLISLADYLVRHRRVFTTRA
- the dnaJ gene encoding molecular chaperone DnaJ, with translation MAQKDFYAVIGVSSSATADEIKKQYRRLAKQYHPDTNKGDAKAAERFKEISEAYNVLGDAEKRKQYDEMRRLGAFDPFASRGPRPGGARAGGAAGGAAGGAYSQSGPRMEEFDIGGLGGLGDLFGSIFGGGRQQRPSGPEQGQSVETTLEVPFKVAALGGKVPITLDLNEECGTCNGSGAAKGASLSVCTECGGRGQISFGQGGFAVNRPCPACLGKGRIPSEKCAACQGAGANRTTKKVLINVPGGTESGSKIRLKGQGGRGVRGGPNGDILITFQVKPDPDYERDGLDVILRQRINLAQATLGSKVSVLTLDDKTITITLPAGTPSGKRFRVRGQGIEKDGQRGDLLVEIQLAVPESLTAEQRKLMEQFAKAAGLEY
- a CDS encoding GTP-binding protein, with the protein product MSMINYASREINCKIVYYGPGLGGKTTNLEHVYGKVKPDTRGKLISLATETERTLFFDFLPVDLGTIRGFKTRFHLYTVPGQVYYNASRKLILKGVDGIVFVADSQVERMEANLEAMQNLYDNMAEYGYDLTKMPFVIQYNKRDLPNAAPLEELQATLNPGWEVQEPERQKVTPNQFRPGENIIEQNAEGVWVERAHFFEAVAVTGDGVFDTLKAVSKLVLKTLA